A single Nocardioides bizhenqiangii DNA region contains:
- a CDS encoding heme o synthase: protein MRFPVTTVDPDRPAARLVVGVNGVVEPGAALERASARDVVMAYVSLTKPRVIELLLLTTVPVMFFAAGGVPGLGLVVATVLGGALSAGSASVFNCVYDRDIDEQMRRTRRRALPRHIISPRAALVFGFVLGILSTVILYAWVNPLSAGLSVAANAFYVFGYTMLLKRRTTQNIVWGGIAGCFPALIGWTAVTNELAWAPVVLFGVVFFWTPPHTWALALRYREDYKQVDVPMLPVVRSARTVARQIIAYSWVMVATSLVLWPVAGTGLLYPIAAAVLGAVFLVQAHQLERRARDTEDLSVIRPMHLFHSSNLYLSLLFVAVAIDPLLR from the coding sequence GTGAGGTTCCCTGTGACGACCGTCGACCCTGACCGCCCAGCCGCCCGGCTGGTCGTCGGAGTGAACGGCGTCGTCGAGCCGGGAGCCGCGCTGGAGCGGGCGTCGGCACGCGACGTCGTCATGGCGTACGTCAGCCTGACCAAGCCCCGCGTGATCGAGCTGCTGCTGCTCACCACGGTCCCCGTGATGTTCTTCGCCGCGGGCGGGGTGCCGGGCCTCGGACTGGTCGTCGCGACCGTGCTCGGTGGCGCGTTGTCGGCGGGCTCCGCGTCGGTCTTCAACTGCGTCTACGACCGCGACATCGACGAGCAGATGCGTCGCACCCGCCGCCGGGCGCTGCCGCGGCACATCATCAGCCCGCGAGCGGCGCTGGTGTTCGGGTTTGTGCTCGGGATCCTGTCCACGGTGATCCTCTACGCGTGGGTCAACCCGCTGTCGGCGGGGCTGTCGGTGGCGGCCAACGCCTTCTACGTCTTCGGCTACACGATGCTGCTCAAGCGACGGACGACCCAGAACATCGTGTGGGGCGGCATCGCGGGCTGCTTCCCGGCCCTCATCGGCTGGACCGCGGTCACCAACGAGCTCGCCTGGGCACCCGTCGTCCTGTTCGGGGTGGTGTTCTTCTGGACGCCGCCGCACACCTGGGCGCTCGCGCTGCGCTACCGCGAGGACTACAAGCAGGTCGACGTGCCGATGCTGCCCGTGGTCCGCTCGGCCCGCACGGTCGCCCGGCAGATCATCGCCTACAGCTGGGTCATGGTCGCGACCAGCTTGGTGCTGTGGCCGGTGGCCGGCACCGGGCTGCTGTACCCGATCGCCGCGGCTGTGCTCGGTGCGGTCTTCCTGGTGCAGGCCCACCAGCTGGAGCGTCGCGCGCGGGACACCGAGGACCTCTCCGTCATCCGCCCGATGCACCTCTTCCACAGCAGCAACCTCTATCTCTCGCTGCTGTTCGTCGCCGTCGCCATCGATCCGCTGCTGCGCTGA
- the tkt gene encoding transketolase, with protein MIPELEWTDLDRKAVDTARVLAMDAVQKVGNGHPGTAMSLAPAAYLLFQKVMRHDPADPNWISRDRFVLSAGHSSITLYTQLFLGGFGLELDDLKSLRTWGSKTPGHPEFGHTAGVEVTTGPLGQGLGNAVGMAMAARRERGLLDPGAAPGESLFDHHIYAIASDGDLQEGVSSETSSIAGTQKLGNLTVIYDANRISIEGDTDIAFNEDVAKRYEAYGWHVQTVDWTKGGDHTNGADYAEDVPALYEAIKAADAVTDQPSMIVLRTIIAWPAPNAQNTEAAHGSALGDDEVAATKEVLGFDPARKFEVPDDVLEHTRSLLQRGKAWGAEWDLKYDAWAAEHHEQAALLFRMKGRALPEGLEDALPSFPADAKGVATRAASGQVINAIAPVMPELWGGSADLAGSNNTTIKGAPSFLPKDRSVEDWKGDPLEGRVLHFGIREHGMGAIMNGIAAHGGTRVFGGTFLTFSDYMRGSVRVAALMQAPVIYVWTHDSIGLGEDGPTHQPVEHLWALRGIPGLDIVRPADANETAAAWLQILKNTDRPAGLILTRQNVPTFPRGEDGFATTADVGKGGYVLVEADGAQPDVILIGTGSEVQLAVQARELLAADGINARVVSMPSIEWFEQQTQAYRDEVIPPTVKARVSVEAGIKQGWREYVGDAGQMVSLERFGASADGARIFNEFGFTGEAVAQAAKDSIEAAAR; from the coding sequence ATGATCCCGGAGCTCGAGTGGACCGATCTGGACCGCAAGGCGGTCGACACCGCGCGCGTCCTGGCGATGGATGCCGTGCAGAAGGTCGGGAACGGCCACCCCGGCACTGCGATGAGCCTGGCGCCGGCGGCGTACCTCCTCTTCCAGAAGGTGATGCGCCACGATCCCGCGGACCCCAACTGGATCTCGCGCGACCGGTTCGTGCTCAGCGCCGGCCACAGCTCGATCACGCTCTACACCCAGCTCTTCCTCGGTGGTTTCGGTCTCGAGCTCGACGACCTGAAGTCGCTGCGCACCTGGGGTTCCAAGACCCCCGGGCACCCCGAGTTCGGCCACACTGCCGGCGTCGAGGTGACCACCGGCCCGCTCGGCCAGGGGCTGGGCAACGCGGTCGGGATGGCGATGGCCGCCCGTCGCGAGCGCGGTCTCCTCGACCCGGGTGCGGCCCCCGGCGAGTCGCTGTTCGACCACCACATCTATGCCATCGCCTCCGACGGCGACCTCCAGGAGGGCGTCAGCAGTGAGACGTCCTCGATCGCCGGCACCCAGAAGCTGGGGAACCTGACGGTCATCTACGACGCCAACCGGATCTCCATCGAGGGCGACACCGACATCGCGTTCAACGAGGACGTGGCCAAGCGCTACGAGGCCTACGGCTGGCACGTCCAGACAGTCGACTGGACCAAGGGCGGCGACCACACCAACGGTGCCGACTACGCCGAGGACGTCCCCGCGCTGTACGAGGCGATCAAGGCCGCCGACGCGGTGACCGACCAGCCCTCGATGATCGTGCTGCGGACGATCATCGCCTGGCCCGCGCCCAACGCGCAGAACACCGAGGCCGCGCACGGGTCGGCGCTCGGTGACGACGAGGTCGCCGCGACCAAGGAGGTGCTCGGGTTCGACCCGGCGCGGAAGTTCGAGGTGCCGGACGACGTCCTCGAGCACACCCGCTCACTCCTGCAGCGCGGCAAGGCGTGGGGCGCCGAGTGGGACCTGAAGTACGACGCCTGGGCCGCCGAGCACCACGAGCAGGCTGCGCTGCTGTTCCGGATGAAGGGTCGGGCGCTGCCCGAGGGCCTGGAGGACGCCCTGCCGAGCTTCCCCGCCGACGCCAAGGGCGTCGCCACCCGGGCTGCATCCGGCCAGGTCATCAACGCGATCGCTCCCGTCATGCCGGAGCTGTGGGGAGGGTCGGCCGACCTCGCCGGCTCCAACAACACGACCATCAAGGGCGCGCCGTCGTTCCTCCCGAAGGATCGTTCGGTCGAGGACTGGAAGGGAGACCCGCTCGAGGGTCGCGTCCTCCACTTCGGCATCCGCGAGCACGGCATGGGCGCGATCATGAACGGCATCGCCGCCCACGGCGGCACCCGGGTCTTCGGCGGGACCTTCCTGACCTTCTCCGACTACATGCGTGGCTCGGTCCGGGTGGCGGCACTGATGCAGGCGCCGGTCATCTACGTCTGGACCCACGACTCGATCGGCCTCGGTGAGGACGGTCCGACGCACCAGCCGGTCGAGCACCTCTGGGCGCTCCGCGGGATCCCGGGGCTCGACATCGTGCGCCCGGCCGACGCCAACGAGACGGCGGCGGCGTGGTTGCAGATCCTCAAGAACACCGACCGTCCGGCCGGGCTGATCCTGACCCGCCAGAACGTCCCGACGTTCCCGCGCGGCGAGGACGGCTTCGCGACGACCGCCGACGTCGGCAAGGGCGGCTACGTGCTGGTCGAGGCCGACGGCGCCCAGCCCGACGTGATCCTGATCGGCACCGGGTCGGAGGTCCAGCTGGCGGTGCAGGCGCGCGAGCTGCTCGCGGCCGACGGCATCAACGCCCGCGTCGTCTCGATGCCCTCGATCGAGTGGTTCGAGCAGCAGACCCAGGCCTACCGCGACGAGGTCATCCCGCCGACCGTCAAGGCGCGCGTCAGCGTCGAAGCCGGCATCAAGCAGGGCTGGCGGGAGTACGTCGGCGACGCCGGTCAGATGGTGAGCCTGGAGCGGTTCGGCGCCTCCGCCGACGGCGCCCGCATATTCAACGAGTTCGGCTTCACCGGCGAAGCCGTCGCACAAGCCGCCAAGGACAGCATCGAGGCTGCGGCCAGGTAG
- the tal gene encoding transaldolase has translation MSDRLKALADAGVSIWLDDLSRERIETGNLADLVAEKSVVGVTTNPTIFASAISDGERYDEQVRSLIKEGADVDKVIFELTTEDVRNACDVLATVADGSSSDGRVSIEVEPILANDTDGTIASAKALWSAVDRPNALIKIPATLEGLPAITAAIAEGISVNVTLIFSTERYRTVMHAYLSGLEQAKDNGLDLAQIQSVASFFVSRVDTEIDKRLDAIGSDEALALRGKAAVANARLAYAAFEEVIASDRWQALAAAGAKQQRPLWASTGVKNPDYSDTLYVTDLVVSGTVNTMPEKTMEAFADHGEVKGDQVSGRAQEAKALFDQLSEVGVDLDDVFLVLETEGVDKFKKSWLELVETVKGQMG, from the coding sequence ATGAGTGACCGTCTGAAGGCACTGGCCGACGCCGGTGTGTCCATCTGGCTCGACGACCTGTCGCGCGAGCGGATCGAGACCGGCAACCTGGCCGACCTCGTCGCCGAGAAGTCGGTCGTCGGCGTCACGACCAACCCGACCATCTTCGCGTCGGCGATCTCCGACGGCGAGCGCTACGACGAGCAGGTGCGTTCCCTCATCAAGGAGGGCGCCGACGTCGACAAGGTCATCTTCGAGCTGACCACCGAGGACGTCCGCAACGCCTGCGACGTGCTGGCCACGGTGGCCGACGGTTCATCCTCCGACGGCCGGGTGTCGATCGAGGTCGAGCCCATCCTGGCGAACGACACCGACGGCACCATCGCCTCGGCAAAGGCGCTGTGGTCGGCCGTCGACCGCCCCAACGCACTCATCAAGATCCCCGCGACCCTCGAGGGACTGCCGGCGATCACCGCCGCGATCGCCGAGGGCATCAGCGTCAACGTGACGCTGATCTTTTCCACCGAGCGCTACCGGACCGTGATGCACGCCTACCTGTCCGGACTGGAGCAGGCGAAGGACAACGGCCTCGACCTCGCTCAGATCCAGTCGGTCGCGTCGTTCTTCGTGTCCCGGGTCGACACCGAGATCGACAAGCGACTGGACGCCATCGGCTCCGACGAGGCGCTCGCGCTGCGCGGCAAGGCCGCCGTCGCGAACGCCCGGCTCGCCTACGCCGCGTTCGAGGAGGTCATTGCGTCGGACCGCTGGCAGGCTCTGGCCGCAGCCGGAGCCAAGCAGCAGCGTCCGCTCTGGGCGTCGACCGGCGTGAAGAACCCGGACTACTCCGACACCCTCTACGTGACCGACCTCGTGGTCTCCGGCACCGTCAACACGATGCCGGAGAAGACCATGGAGGCGTTCGCCGACCACGGCGAGGTGAAGGGAGACCAGGTCTCCGGTCGGGCGCAGGAGGCAAAGGCGCTCTTCGACCAGCTCAGCGAGGTGGGGGTCGACCTCGACGACGTGTTCCTCGTGCTGGAGACCGAGGGCGTCGACAAGTTCAAGAAGTCGTGGCTCGAGCTGGTGGAGACCGTCAAGGGCCAGATGGGCTGA
- the pgi gene encoding glucose-6-phosphate isomerase, with protein sequence MTVDPTTTPAWERLTDLAAAGTPDLRTAFDEDPARAERLTFDAGDLHVDLSKNLVDDSVLGALVDLARAVGLEERRDAMLAGEHINVTEDRAVLHTALRQPPGAQLEVDGQDAVGDVHAVLQRVYAFAEQVRSGQWRGATGERIRTVVNIGIGGSDLGPVMAYEALKPYRQDGIECRFISNIDPTDAAEKLSGLDPATTLFIVASKTFGTLETLTNARLCRSWLLDGLDQAPGAVARHFVAVSTALDKVEAFGIDPANAFGFWDWVGGRYSVDSAIGTSLVIAIGPERFAEFLAGFHTIDDHFRELPLERNVPALMGLLNIWYVNFLGAQTHAVLPYAQSLHRFAAYLQQLTMESNGKGVRWDGSPVTTDTGEVFWGEPGTNGQHAFYQLIHQGTRLIPCDFIAVANPAYPLQDGDVDVHELFLANFFAQTKALAFGKTADEVRAEGTPEEIVPARVFTGNRPTTSIMAPELSPSVLGQLIALYEHITFTQGVIWGIDSFDQWGVELGKQLAQQITPAVAGDDAAIAQQDPSTRALIDYYRRHRP encoded by the coding sequence CTGACGGTGGACCCGACGACGACCCCGGCATGGGAGCGGTTGACCGACCTCGCCGCCGCGGGCACGCCGGACCTGCGCACCGCGTTCGACGAGGACCCCGCCCGCGCCGAGCGGCTCACCTTCGACGCGGGTGACCTCCACGTCGACCTGTCCAAGAACCTCGTCGACGACTCAGTCCTCGGCGCACTCGTCGACCTGGCGCGTGCGGTGGGGCTCGAGGAGCGCCGCGACGCCATGCTCGCCGGTGAGCACATCAACGTGACCGAGGACCGCGCGGTGCTCCACACCGCGCTGCGGCAACCGCCCGGCGCGCAGCTCGAGGTCGACGGGCAGGATGCCGTGGGTGACGTGCACGCCGTGCTCCAGCGGGTCTACGCCTTCGCCGAGCAGGTGCGGTCGGGCCAGTGGCGCGGCGCCACCGGCGAGCGCATCCGCACCGTCGTCAACATCGGGATCGGCGGGTCGGACCTGGGGCCGGTCATGGCCTACGAGGCGCTCAAGCCCTACCGCCAGGACGGGATCGAGTGCCGCTTCATCAGCAACATCGACCCCACCGACGCGGCCGAGAAGCTGTCCGGCCTCGATCCGGCGACGACGCTCTTCATCGTCGCCAGCAAGACCTTCGGGACGCTCGAGACGCTCACCAACGCGCGGTTGTGCCGCAGTTGGCTGCTCGACGGGCTGGACCAGGCACCGGGGGCCGTCGCCCGGCACTTCGTCGCCGTGTCGACCGCCCTCGACAAGGTCGAGGCGTTCGGCATCGACCCGGCCAACGCCTTCGGCTTCTGGGACTGGGTCGGTGGTCGCTACTCGGTCGACTCCGCCATCGGCACCTCGCTGGTGATCGCGATCGGCCCGGAGCGGTTCGCCGAGTTCCTCGCCGGCTTCCACACGATCGACGACCACTTCCGCGAGCTGCCCCTCGAGCGCAACGTGCCGGCGCTGATGGGGCTGCTGAACATCTGGTACGTCAACTTCCTGGGCGCGCAGACGCACGCCGTACTCCCCTATGCGCAGTCGCTGCACCGGTTCGCTGCCTACCTCCAGCAGCTGACCATGGAGAGCAACGGCAAGGGCGTGCGCTGGGACGGCTCTCCGGTGACCACCGACACCGGCGAGGTGTTCTGGGGTGAGCCGGGCACGAACGGCCAGCACGCGTTCTACCAGCTCATCCACCAGGGCACCCGGCTGATCCCGTGCGACTTCATCGCCGTCGCCAACCCGGCGTACCCGCTGCAGGACGGCGACGTCGACGTCCACGAGCTGTTCCTCGCCAACTTCTTCGCCCAGACCAAGGCGCTGGCGTTCGGCAAGACCGCCGACGAGGTCCGGGCCGAGGGCACGCCCGAGGAGATCGTCCCGGCCCGGGTGTTCACCGGCAACCGGCCCACGACGTCGATCATGGCGCCGGAGCTGTCGCCGTCGGTCCTGGGGCAGCTGATCGCTCTCTACGAGCACATCACCTTCACCCAGGGCGTCATCTGGGGCATCGACAGCTTCGACCAGTGGGGAGTCGAGCTCGGCAAGCAGCTCGCGCAGCAGATCACCCCCGCGGTGGCGGGCGACGACGCGGCGATCGCGCAGCAGGACCCCTCGACCCGCGCGTTGATCGACTACTACCGGAGGCACCGACCTTGA
- the pgl gene encoding 6-phosphogluconolactonase, with product MIADRPPPLIEVQPDAETLATAVAGELLNRIADAQAAGNVPHIGLTGGTIADAVHREVARMAADSGVDWGTVHFWFGDERFVAADSPDRNALQARAAFLDAVAATRVHEVPAADQVADAEAAAAAYADDVRTEGGGAFDVLMLGIGPDGHVASLFPGHPALEVADTVAAAVHDSPKPPPDRVTLTFEALERSHAVWFLASGDAKAGAVARALADDGTVAQTPARGVRGLVETTFFLDHAAASRL from the coding sequence TTGATCGCCGACCGACCGCCCCCCTTGATCGAGGTCCAGCCCGACGCGGAGACCCTGGCCACCGCTGTCGCCGGCGAGCTGCTCAACCGCATCGCCGATGCGCAGGCGGCCGGAAACGTGCCCCACATCGGCCTGACCGGCGGCACGATCGCCGACGCCGTCCACCGCGAGGTCGCCCGGATGGCCGCGGACTCCGGCGTCGACTGGGGCACGGTTCACTTCTGGTTCGGCGACGAGAGGTTCGTCGCGGCCGACTCCCCCGATCGCAATGCCCTCCAGGCCCGTGCGGCGTTCCTCGACGCGGTCGCCGCGACGCGGGTGCACGAGGTGCCGGCCGCCGACCAGGTTGCGGACGCGGAGGCCGCCGCGGCGGCGTACGCCGACGACGTGCGGACCGAGGGCGGTGGCGCCTTCGACGTACTCATGCTCGGAATCGGTCCGGACGGCCACGTCGCGTCGCTGTTCCCCGGCCATCCGGCTCTCGAGGTCGCCGACACGGTCGCGGCCGCGGTCCACGACTCCCCCAAGCCGCCGCCCGACCGGGTGACCCTCACCTTCGAAGCGCTTGAACGCTCGCACGCGGTCTGGTTCCTCGCCTCCGGCGACGCCAAGGCGGGCGCCGTCGCCCGCGCCCTCGCTGACGACGGCACCGTGGCCCAGACCCCCGCCCGCGGCGTCCGCGGCCTGGTCGAGACGACGTTCTTCCTCGACCACGCCGCCGCCTCCCGCCTCTGA
- a CDS encoding type IV toxin-antitoxin system AbiEi family antitoxin domain-containing protein, whose protein sequence is MTIAKLIAEPFLPPSVPLPLDRPFTYQTARSEAGLSQRDLTELVRAGHLRRPIKGVYVVASLPDSLELRCECLKLVTPADAVVCDRHAGWLHGAEMVLAPNEHLSVAPLSMFLPPGRRLRNDLTTSGERMLRPGDVVEIRGLRVTTPIRTAWDLGRNRWPERSLAGMDQMLRLGVFSKDELVAGVSRFRGMRWVRVLRALVVYVDGRAESPPESVLRLRWIEVHLPAPIPQMEVWDGDELLARLDLANEELCFAAEYDGDEWHSTPEQRTHDRERRRAVEERARILVQPFTKENLFGHRQDAEKLLLAGAAEAQRRFGRRSR, encoded by the coding sequence ATGACGATCGCCAAGCTCATCGCAGAACCGTTCCTGCCACCCAGCGTCCCCCTGCCTCTCGATCGGCCGTTCACCTATCAGACCGCTCGGTCCGAGGCAGGTCTCTCTCAGCGGGACCTCACCGAACTCGTACGCGCCGGACACCTGCGGCGTCCCATCAAGGGTGTGTACGTCGTCGCGAGCCTGCCTGACTCCTTGGAGCTTCGGTGCGAATGTCTCAAGCTGGTCACACCTGCTGATGCCGTCGTTTGCGACCGCCATGCAGGCTGGCTCCACGGAGCGGAGATGGTCCTCGCGCCCAACGAGCACCTGAGTGTGGCGCCGTTGTCGATGTTTCTCCCACCCGGTCGTCGGCTGCGCAACGACCTGACCACTAGCGGCGAGCGGATGCTGCGCCCAGGCGACGTCGTCGAGATCCGGGGGCTGAGGGTGACGACGCCGATCCGGACAGCCTGGGACCTTGGCCGCAACCGCTGGCCGGAGCGATCCCTCGCCGGCATGGACCAGATGTTGCGTCTGGGCGTCTTCAGCAAAGACGAGCTGGTGGCCGGCGTGAGCCGCTTCCGCGGTATGCGGTGGGTGCGTGTGCTTCGCGCACTCGTCGTGTACGTCGACGGCCGCGCCGAGTCCCCACCCGAATCGGTACTCCGCCTCCGCTGGATCGAGGTGCACCTACCTGCTCCGATCCCCCAGATGGAGGTGTGGGACGGCGACGAGCTCCTTGCTCGACTCGACTTGGCGAACGAGGAGCTCTGCTTCGCTGCCGAGTACGACGGCGACGAGTGGCACTCGACCCCCGAGCAGCGCACCCACGATCGTGAGCGCCGACGGGCGGTCGAGGAAAGGGCCCGCATCCTCGTCCAGCCGTTCACCAAGGAGAACTTGTTCGGACACAGGCAGGACGCCGAGAAGCTCCTGCTTGCGGGAGCGGCCGAGGCTCAGCGCCGTTTCGGCCGCCGCAGTCGCTGA
- a CDS encoding RNA polymerase-binding protein RbpA, with product MGEAERGEAAPRQAVTYFCAHGHRSVIAFSVEAVVPDSWDCPKCGLPAGLDSENAPPAPKIEPYKTHLAYVKERRSDKEAEVILDEAIQLLRSRRKSGEIIF from the coding sequence ATGGGTGAGGCCGAGCGCGGCGAGGCCGCGCCGCGCCAAGCAGTGACCTACTTCTGCGCGCACGGTCACCGGTCGGTGATCGCGTTCTCCGTCGAGGCCGTCGTTCCCGACTCGTGGGACTGCCCGAAGTGCGGTCTGCCGGCCGGCCTCGACTCCGAGAACGCCCCGCCGGCACCCAAGATCGAGCCCTACAAGACGCACCTCGCCTACGTGAAGGAGCGCCGCTCCGACAAGGAGGCCGAGGTCATCCTCGACGAGGCCATCCAGCTCCTCCGTTCGCGCAGGAAGTCCGGCGAGATCATTTTCTGA
- the secG gene encoding preprotein translocase subunit SecG — protein METAFTVLLVITSVLMILLVLLHKGRGGGLSDMFGGGVSSSLGGSSIAERNLDRFTIGIGVIWGACVIALGLLLAYQ, from the coding sequence TTGGAAACCGCTTTCACTGTTCTGCTCGTCATCACGAGCGTGCTGATGATCCTCCTGGTGCTGCTGCACAAGGGGCGTGGCGGCGGACTCTCGGACATGTTCGGCGGCGGCGTCTCCAGCTCCCTGGGCGGTTCGTCGATCGCGGAACGCAACCTTGACCGGTTCACGATCGGCATCGGTGTCATCTGGGGTGCGTGCGTGATCGCGCTCGGCCTCCTGCTTGCCTATCAGTGA
- the tpiA gene encoding triose-phosphate isomerase, which yields MATAATGRTPIMAGNWKMNLNHQEAVVLVQKLAWTLSDKRHDYGKVEVVVLPPFTDIRSVQTLVDGDRLSIKYGAQDVSVHESGAYTGEISAVMLAKLGCSYVTVGHSERRQYHDESDELVAAKARAALAAKITPIVCVGEGLEIRQEGTHVPYNTAQVVGSLAGLTAEQVAGLVIAYEPVWAIGTGEVATPDDAQEVCAAIRGQIKESYGADVADAVRIQYGGSVKAANVAGIMAQPDIDGCLVGGASLQADEFGGICRFYDMPVL from the coding sequence ATGGCAACTGCTGCAACCGGCCGCACGCCGATCATGGCGGGCAACTGGAAGATGAACCTCAACCACCAGGAAGCGGTGGTCCTGGTCCAGAAGCTCGCCTGGACGCTGTCGGACAAGCGGCACGACTACGGCAAGGTCGAGGTCGTCGTGCTGCCGCCGTTCACCGACATCCGGTCCGTGCAGACGCTGGTCGACGGCGACCGGCTCTCGATCAAGTACGGCGCGCAGGACGTGTCCGTGCACGAGTCCGGTGCCTACACCGGCGAGATCTCTGCAGTCATGCTGGCGAAGCTGGGCTGCTCCTACGTGACGGTCGGCCACTCAGAGCGCCGGCAGTACCACGACGAGTCCGACGAGCTCGTGGCCGCGAAGGCCAGGGCTGCGCTGGCGGCGAAGATCACGCCCATCGTGTGCGTGGGCGAGGGCCTGGAGATCCGGCAGGAGGGCACCCACGTGCCCTACAACACCGCCCAAGTGGTCGGCTCGCTCGCCGGCCTGACCGCGGAGCAGGTCGCCGGGCTGGTCATCGCTTACGAGCCGGTGTGGGCGATCGGCACCGGTGAGGTCGCCACCCCCGACGACGCGCAGGAGGTCTGTGCGGCCATCCGTGGGCAGATCAAGGAGTCGTACGGCGCTGACGTCGCCGACGCCGTACGCATCCAGTACGGCGGTTCGGTGAAGGCGGCCAACGTCGCCGGGATCATGGCGCAGCCCGACATCGACGGCTGCCTGGTCGGCGGGGCGAGCCTGCAGGCCGACGAGTTCGGCGGCATCTGCCGGTTCTACGACATGCCGGTCCTGTGA
- a CDS encoding phosphoglycerate kinase: protein MTEYAGLGEVSGKRVLVRSDLNVPLEGTTITDDGRIRASVPTIRELADAGARVVVAAHLGRPKGEPDAAYSLAPVAARLGELLGRDVAFATDTVGESAQATVAALEDGQVAVLENVRFNAGETSKDDAERGAFANRLAALADAFVSDGFGVVHRKQASVYDVAQRLPHTMGGLVAAEIDVLRRLTLDPERPYVVVLGGSKVSDKLGVIDNLLGKADKLLIGGGMVFTFLAAEGHEVGKSILEEDQLDTCRDYLRRARDAGVELLLPSDIIIDTEFPSGDRRPAPGVVPSSEIPSDCLGLDIGPASAATYAKALADARTVFWNGPMGVFEVDAFAAGTKAVAEALTKVDGLTVVGGGDSAAAVRTLGFDEAAFGHISTGGGASLEYLEGKELPGITVLEES from the coding sequence GTGACGGAGTACGCCGGACTCGGCGAGGTCAGCGGCAAGCGGGTCCTCGTCCGGTCGGACCTCAACGTGCCCCTGGAAGGCACGACGATCACGGACGACGGGCGGATCCGGGCCAGCGTCCCGACCATCAGGGAGCTGGCTGACGCCGGGGCCCGGGTCGTCGTGGCGGCGCACCTCGGTCGTCCCAAGGGCGAGCCGGATGCGGCGTACTCACTCGCGCCGGTCGCGGCGCGGCTCGGCGAGCTGCTCGGCCGGGACGTCGCATTCGCGACCGACACCGTCGGTGAGTCGGCACAGGCGACGGTCGCCGCGCTCGAGGACGGCCAGGTCGCCGTGCTCGAGAACGTGCGGTTCAACGCGGGGGAGACCAGCAAGGACGACGCCGAGCGCGGCGCCTTCGCCAACCGGCTCGCAGCGCTGGCCGACGCGTTCGTCTCCGACGGCTTCGGTGTCGTCCACCGCAAGCAGGCGTCGGTGTACGACGTGGCCCAGCGGCTGCCGCACACCATGGGCGGCCTGGTCGCGGCGGAGATCGACGTACTGCGCCGGCTCACGCTGGACCCCGAGCGCCCCTACGTGGTCGTGCTCGGGGGCTCGAAGGTGTCCGACAAGCTGGGCGTGATCGACAACCTGCTCGGCAAGGCCGACAAGCTGCTCATCGGCGGCGGCATGGTCTTCACCTTCCTGGCCGCCGAGGGACACGAGGTCGGCAAGAGCATCCTCGAGGAGGACCAGCTCGATACCTGCCGGGACTACCTGCGCCGCGCGCGTGATGCCGGGGTGGAGCTGCTGCTGCCGTCCGACATCATCATCGACACCGAGTTTCCGTCCGGCGACCGGAGGCCCGCCCCCGGCGTCGTGCCGTCCTCCGAGATCCCGTCCGACTGCCTGGGGCTCGACATCGGGCCCGCGAGCGCGGCGACCTACGCCAAGGCGCTCGCCGACGCGCGGACGGTCTTCTGGAACGGCCCGATGGGAGTCTTCGAGGTCGACGCCTTCGCGGCCGGCACGAAGGCGGTGGCCGAGGCGCTGACCAAGGTCGACGGCTTGACCGTCGTCGGTGGCGGCGACTCCGCGGCCGCGGTGCGCACGCTCGGGTTCGACGAGGCGGCGTTCGGCCACATCTCCACCGGAGGCGGTGCCAGCCTCGAGTACCTCGAGGGCAAGGAGCTCCCCGGCATCACGGTCCTCGAAGAGAGCTGA